One Aegilops tauschii subsp. strangulata cultivar AL8/78 chromosome 2, Aet v6.0, whole genome shotgun sequence genomic window, TATCATCTTGGCTCTGCAAAATGCACCTCTACTCTTTTGCAAGTTTAAGCTTTTCCATCTGCACCTCCATCATAGCTTTCTCCTCtatctccttcttcttcttctcaagtTCTTCCTCCTCCACTTGTTTCTGGTTCACCTTCCTCACCCTACCATCCTGCCAATAAAACATCTTGGATACATCATCAACAAGCTTGGTGTACTCAATGCAAAGCTTGTCATTTTCAATCTTAAGCTTGGCCTACTCCCTTTCATGTTCACTCTTAAGCTTGGCCAACTCCTTCTTAAACTTCTCCTTGTCAAGTACCCTTCCACAGTTCTGCTCATGGAACATTTCCCATAGCTTGGACAGACATCTCTGAAGAACAGGAGGCCAAGGCCCATCAACCCACTCTACAACACCACAATTCACACCATTTTCCTGCATTTGTAAATGTGATAAGTTATTACAAGTGGACTAGTAGCTTAATTCAATTCCATGATTAACTTGATAAACTTGATATTTTCTAACAATGAATAATATAAATGAGATATGATAAGTTATTACAATGCCATGATTAAGTTTCCAAAGTAACAAAAATACATAAGTGACTATCATATCAAACATCAGTGAACATCCATAGCAGTAAACTTAATTGGCATCTAACCTGGACTGGGCAGCCATAGAAACGCCTTCCTGTTACAATGCCTTTAAAAGCAACATGCTTAATAGGCCTCATTTGGTGCAGAATGCACTTGGGTTGAGCAAGCTCAAGTTGGCCACAGAAAAGGGGCGCCACAATGGTGTCTGGTTCCTCCTGCAACCAACATAACCAACAGAACACTAGTTTCAATCTACACTCAATACCACAATCAACTTGCACTGTTCATTAACCCTGAACACTAGAAAATCCCCAAATCAGCATGAACCCTAACACTGTACAGAGATGAACCCTAGTTTACCTCAATCCTACAATCAAACCCCACCCTCACTAATCAAGAACAATATCACAGAGACAACAACAACACTACACTCAGCAAGATCCATGGCTGTAGCCTAGGCCTAATAGCACCtaacctaaccctaaccctaggtgGCAAAGAAAAACTTACCATAAGTCCCATGTCCATGCTGACGACCTCGCACTCCTCCTCGGAGCTCATTTCCTCGTCGTTCCAGGAAGGCATTGCGGTAAGGAGGTcgacggcgagcggcgacgaGCTCGTACTGGAGCAGGGGAGTGAGCGAGCAGGGTGCGCCCGATCGACCGAGGGGGTATTTACCCCAGTTCCGACCGGGCCGGTCGGCTAACGGACGTTAACTGCTGCGCCGTCCACGCGCTGGGCCACgtgggctgacaggtgggcccaacacgTCAGGAAAACGGTTAAATCGCTAGTCACTGCGGGTTTGGGTTTCTTGAAACAACCGACCACTCGTTTGGTAGTTTTCTGAGAAAAAttaaaaagtggtagttttttggaacGCTAACCTGTAAactagtagttttatgctatttactccaTTTTTTGGTTATGTACATAGTTTGAAATTTTTCCATGTATAAAAATAGAAATGAGCCACAGCCTAAATAACATTTTCCATGAGTGACAAAAGCAGTGAAGGGACATTTGTCAACATAATATAGTAGGAGTATATAAGAAACAGAAAATGACAGTAAAAACAGAGAGGGTGCATTTTCGGCACCTGTGTTTGAGGGCGTTTGTCGACAGCAACATCCTTTCCTGTCATGTCTATGAAATCATCCATCAATAGCCCCACAATTCTTAATATGCGGAAAAAGATACACAAAAAAGCACGGCAAAAATACCACCTATGGGAGTCgaatacataaataaatatcattgtgTGCGGTAAATTATCCCCTTGGATTTTGCCTTTCATGTGGAACACGCCAAAAATGAATTAGAAAATGGCAAATCTCCATCAAACAGCGCACCCAACCCTCTAAGGTAGCAAACAGAAAAGTTCCTTGGATTTCATGGTAGATAACCCCTTAAATTTTTCGTCCCGAAACATGGCATCAACCATCGCAGCCGTGTCACCGCAAATGATTTGGCAAACCACCACCACCCTACCTCTGCGAGTGTATGTTGTGAAATTGCCACAGGCCGATGACTGCCGCCCCAAAATTGCCACAGGGAACTGCTAGTCGTTTTCCCCTTCATttcaccgcgccgccgccgcgtccgGACCACACAATCACGTCACCACGAAAAATGCAACCGCCGCCGCTTCACCCAATCGCGAGACCGCCAACCCCGACAAGCCCTAGCGGCAACTCAATGACGCCGACCAAGACGGAATACATTGCCCGTTCCTAACCCCAACACGAAAACTAACGCTGCACCCCAAGAAAATCACTTACTCCCCCAAATCCCTAGCCCAAGTCCGCAAAGCAATCAGAAGGGTGGTGGGCACATATCTCGAAGGCTTGAGCCATGGCGTGAAGAAATGACGAGTACGATGCAAGCAATCGACGATGCGTGAATCTTCGGGGAGATGGAGAGCCGCCACACGAAATCGCAGGAGCATGCGGAGAGTGAGAGGAGTGGGCTCAAGACAGGGGGTTATGGTAGCTCGGTCGCGCGGTCACCATGAAGAGCGAACGGTTACAAGAGCTGACGCGGCGACATGTCAATGCGTCAAGATTAGCGCGCTTCATCCAACGGGCCACATATCGCCGCGCCAAATCAGCCCGTGGCGAACGTCAGTTCCACAGAATTTTCAAGAACCAATCCTCGAATAAATCTCCGAGTGGATCCTCCCTCCCGATAGCCCATTCCCGCTGCAGTACTTCCCTGTACGCGTACAAGGATATCGTTCCTTCGCTTCGTGGCATCGTGGCCGTATAACCTTTTTGGCCTTCCCATCTTCCCTCCTCAGTACCTACGCATCGCGGAGGCATCGCCGCCTAAACCCTAAATCCTAAAACCCCTTCCTAAATTCAAACACCTCAACCTCCTCCATCAAGCCGCCGCGCGCCTTCACCTCACCCCCGCGGAGATGGGAGGCGACGGGCCGGCGATCGGCGTCGACCTCGGCACGACCTACTCGTGCGTGGCCGTGTGGCGGCCGTCCCACAACCGCGTCGAGGTCGTCCCGAACGACCAGGGGAACctcaccacgccgtcctgcgtcGCCTTCACCGACGCCTGGCGGCTCATCGGCGACGCGGCTCTCAACCAAGCCGCAAGGAACCCCGTCAACAGCGTCTTCGGTAAAAAAAAAAAACTAGATCTGATGTCGACCTGCTGGTCTGCTTGATTTTGCTGCGGTAGTTTGTCAGCTCGATCACGAGTGTTAGTTTGTGTTCAGTTCCCCGCAGCCTGATATTTCAAATTCTCAGCTGAAGGGTGAACATTACATGACCCAGATTTCGTATTTGTGATCATTAGTACGAGAACCTCTATTAGGCCACTAGCTAGTAAATAAATACATCTAAGATACATAGATATGATATGATAATTGCAATCTTTCATTACAAACTGAATATATACAGGGATGATATGATGATGCCTTTTCAATCACACTACACAAAATGACTCCTTggcaaaataataataatgcagatgtaTCCAGGGACACTCATAGGGTTTGTACGAGCAAACACTGAGATCGATTGGCTTATCAGATTCAGTGGTACTACGTCACTCCATTTTGTGTGTTGAAATCTTTATGGAAACTTACAGCTGCAAGTTTAATTACACATGAGATTTATGTAAACGCATTGCAAGCTGTAGTTTTAAGATACTATAATATTACATAACTACCGCCTTATGCAAATTAAGATATATAATTTGTTTACACGGAATTCCTCTTGTTTTGCAAATCTGCACATCTGAAACAAACCACTATGATTTTCTTTCAGATGCGAAGCGACTGATTGGCCGGCGATTCAACGACGCGTCTGTGCAAGGAAATATCAAGCTATGGCCTTTCAAAGTCATTCCAGGCCCTGCTGACCGACCGATGATGGCGGTTCAGTACGGGGGTGAGGAGAAGCATTTCACGGCAGAAGAGATCTCCTCCATGATACTTGTTAAGATGAAGGAGACTGCCGAGGCCTACCTCGGCATGTCGGTGAAGAACGTCGTCATCACTGTCCCGGTTTACTTCAACGACTCCCAGCGCCAGGCCACCATTGATGCCGGTGCGATTGCTGGCCTCAACGTCCTGCGCATCATCAACGAACCCTCCGCAGCAGCTATTGCCTACGGCCTTGACAAGATGCCCGGCAGCGGTGAAGCGAAGACGGTACTCATCTTTGATCTCGGCGGCGGTACTATGGATGTCTCCATTATCAGTGTACAAAATGGTGTCTTCACGGTCAAGGCCACGTCTGGTGACACCCACCTGGGCGGGCAGGATCTCAACAACCGGATGGTGGAACACTTTGTGCAAGATTTCCTCAAGAAACACAAGAGTGACATCAGAGGCAGCCCGAGGGCGCTCATGCGGCTGAGGACGGCCTGCGAGAGGGCCAAGAGGATGCTGTCCTCCACGGTGGAGGCGAAATTCGAGATCGACAAGCTGCACGACAGCATTGACTACTATGGGAGGATCACTCGTGCCCGTTTCGAGGAGCTCAACATGGACCTCTTCCGCAAGTGCATCGAGCACGTCGAGAAATGCCTCAGCGATGCCAAGATGGACAAGTCTCAGATCCATGACGTTGTGCTCGTGGGCGGCTCCACCCGGATCCCCAAGGTGCAGCAGCTGCTCCAGGATTTCTTTGATGGGAAGACGCTCTGCAAGAGCATCAACCCCGATGAGGCCGTCGCCTACGGTGCCGCCGTCCTCAGTGGCGAGTGCGACCGCAAGGGGCAGGACTTCCTCCTGCTGGACGTCACTCCACTCTCGCTCGGGGTCGAGATATATGACTCGCGAGTGCAGCCCCATATACCTGGTTTCATGAACGTGCTGGTTCCCCGGAACACCACCATCCCTGTTAAGAGGGAGGGGCGGTACACGACTGAATTCGACAACCAGAAGAGCGTGCGCATCAAGGTGTATGAGGGTGAAGGGGCATGGACCAAGGACAACAAGCTTCTGGGGGAGTTCATGCTCGAGGGCCTCGTCCCAGCGCCAAGGGGCGTGCCGAAGATCATTGAAACCATGGAAGTCGAAGCGAACGGCATCCTGAAGGTGACGGCGGTGGACATGACGACCGGGAGCAAGAAGAGCATCAACATCACGACCAACAAGGGCGGGCTGAGCAAGGAGGAGATCGAACGCATGGTGAAGGACGCCGAGAAGTACAGGTCCGAGGACAGGAAGAGGATAATGAAAATGAAGAAGGAAGACGAGGAGGGCTGGCTGAGCAAGGCTGATTTTGAGAGGATAGTGCCGAATAGCAAGATGCAAGTGAAGAAAATAAAGATGGAAGACGATGAGGGTTGGCTGAGCAAGGAGGAGTTTGAGCGGACGGTGCAGCATGCAAAGAAGCAGAGGAAGCAAATAAAGGAGGAAGCCGGAGGCCCATAATGCCCTTCT contains:
- the LOC109747067 gene encoding heat shock cognate 70 kDa protein-like codes for the protein MESRHTKSQEHAESERSGLKTGGYDAKRLIGRRFNDASVQGNIKLWPFKVIPGPADRPMMAVQYGGEEKHFTAEEISSMILVKMKETAEAYLGMSVKNVVITVPVYFNDSQRQATIDAGAIAGLNVLRIINEPSAAAIAYGLDKMPGSGEAKTVLIFDLGGGTMDVSIISVQNGVFTVKATSGDTHLGGQDLNNRMVEHFVQDFLKKHKSDIRGSPRALMRLRTACERAKRMLSSTVEAKFEIDKLHDSIDYYGRITRARFEELNMDLFRKCIEHVEKCLSDAKMDKSQIHDVVLVGGSTRIPKVQQLLQDFFDGKTLCKSINPDEAVAYGAAVLSGECDRKGQDFLLLDVTPLSLGVEIYDSRVQPHIPGFMNVLVPRNTTIPVKREGRYTTEFDNQKSVRIKVYEGEGAWTKDNKLLGEFMLEGLVPAPRGVPKIIETMEVEANGILKVTAVDMTTGSKKSINITTNKGGLSKEEIERMVKDAEKYRSEDRKRIMKMKKEDEEGWLSKADFERIVPNSKMQVKKIKMEDDEGWLSKEEFERTVQHAKKQRKQIKEEAGGP